The Monodelphis domestica isolate mMonDom1 chromosome 5, mMonDom1.pri, whole genome shotgun sequence DNA segment TGTCCTTGTAAGAACTCTAGgacagaatggaaagggctagacaattgaggtcaagtggtttgcccagggtcacccagctaggaaggttctgaggtcccatttgaacctgggtcttcccaattccaggcctggctctctatcctctgtgccatctagctgccccagttgACTGACTTCTATAGAACTCTAAAAGCATTGGCATGAACAGAGAGAATAGACACAAATCTCTAAGGTTTTAGGATTCACAAAGAgctctcccctctgcccattTTAACAGGTGGCcagactgaggctcagaaaggtcaaacagctaggaagtagggGCTCAGGACCCACAGAAGTCCTTActaaacattttttcattcattcaaccccAAGACTTCTTCTGAGTCCTAGCCCAGCCTCGTCCCCACTATAATTGGGTATTTCTGCCACCCCCGCAGGGCACAAACTCTGCGTGCCTTCGCCCAGACAGTTTCTCTGAACGGCCCAGCTGTGGTGACTCTTTCCCCGGTGACTGGcgagctctctggcctttctgcaGTTGAGCCGATGCTTAGGCAAAGGCCACATACTGTCTCTGATGGGGCGCCATCTCTCCACTCCTGCCAGGAGGCTCTGCCCACACACCGAAGCCAGATCTGCAAGGAGGAGGCTTCCATGGAGGCCAGAATGTTACTTTTTATACTAGACTCTCATCCACGACTCGCACTGTCTCATCTTTGCGGCTTGGTGCCCTGTCTGATCTTGGGCgagtcctctgtaaaatgagggcttgGGTTCCATGTTTTCTGAGCcaagtagtatagtggatagagtcagaagTACTCATCTTCCcccgttcaaatctggccccggatatttcctagctgtgtgaccctgggcaagtgacttaaccctgtgGGCCTCGGTtgtctaatctgtaaaatgagctggaaaagagcGTGACAAGCTGCTCCAATATCCtggccaagaaagccccaaacagggtcacaagaGTTAGAGGCTCTTAACTAAACAACAACCACAAGACTTTTGAAGGGCAGCTTCTAGAAACCCAGATCGTTAATCTCTCTCCAATCACTTTAAAGTCATGGTTCtccctgacacacacacacacacacacacacacacacacacacacacacactcacactcacacacactcacacacactctcacacacatgcTGTCCAACATGACTGCCCCAAGAAGATTTCAGATAACATTTAAAGGAATCTCAAACAAGGAAAAGAGATCTGAAAATTCAGCTCAAGTCCTTCACTTTCCAGGATTGAACCACCAAGTCCCAATCCCGTCCCTCCTCCCTCTGGTGGTTCTATCAAGGGACCTTCTGCCTTCTACTGATAGCTTAATCCTTTCTCAGTGGGGAATTCTGGGTGCTGGCCTGGCTGCCAGACTCCTCTGGTGTATGGGTAAAGGAGAGATTGTCCCAGAGGGGTCAATGACCAAATCACTTCAGGGCCAGAAAAGCAATGATGCAAACCATGATCCTGAGTTAAGTTTGGTTATCATCCTTAATCCCTTTAAAAAAAGGACCTCTTTGTTCCTTTGTCCTGACCTACCAACCACCTTTCCAAAAGGGCTTTTTCCTCTTaggaaaggattttaaagaaGAGTATTATGTTCttcttggcagctaggtggtgtggtgCTTAgcaaggaaaatctgagttcaaatccagcttcaggatacttactggctgtgtgaccctagacaagtcacttaatccttaattGTCTTAGTTCTCCTGCAAGTGGGGACACATTAGAGAAAAAACCGACAAcactctccagtatctttgccaagaaaatcccagagtcagacacaaccaaacatcaaacattatttcttaatGTTTTCAAATATTCTTCCGTACTTTGCTGCAtaacttgaacaagtcatttttcatctctgggcctcagtttctaaaTCTGTGACATGAGGGGTTGGACTGGATCCCCTCCATGTAACTGTAAATTCTATGAACTCAGGTTCTAgttcccctctttcttttccatGTCACTCTTCagtaggcctcagtttctcctccgTAAGATGAGGGAATCAGGCTAGATGGTCTCAGAGAGCTCTTCCagatataaatctatgatctgtaTGGAATAGAATAGCATTTCTTGTAGTTCAGTTCcgtcttgtgaccccatttggggttttcttggcagagataccagactggtttgccatgtcctttctcagctcatttttcagacgaggaaactgaggccaacagggttaagtgacttgcccagggtcatacagctagtatgtgaTTGAgaccaaattggaacccaggtcttcctgactccaagcctggcgcTCTGTTcactgtgccccctagctgcccgAGCATTTCTGAAGCCCTTATTCTGTGTCAGGCACTAGATTAAGTGCTTCCAACACAAATAGGAAACCGAGTCCCCACCTGTTCTGAAGGAGTTCTGATTCTCATCGGGAGAGGGGACACAATGCACGGAGGACAACTAGCGGGCTCTAGGGGTGCTCGAGGCCAGGCAGATGATGGTGGCCGTGAGCGCCCCTCAGGACCTCACTCAGCCTTTGTCCCTCcttccaggtctggagtctggatTCTGCACCATCCCCCGCCTCTTGCCCTCTGAAAAGCCGCTGGACAAGGACAGCTCCTTCCCTTCCGAGTCTGAGCTGCCTCGCTCGGACTCGGAGCCAGAGCTGCATCGCTCCGATTCTGAGCCCAAACTCCATCGCTCCGACTCGATGCTCTCCTTCCGCCTGGACCTGGGTCCCTCCCTCCTCAGCGAGCTTCTCAGCGCCATGAGCTTGTCGGAGGGGCCTGGGAAAGAGCCGGCCCCGACCACAGACCCCCAGCCCCCGGCCGCTGAGCCCCGGCCTCAGGGACGCTGCCCCAATGGGGTCTCAGCGGCCAAGAGCCCCCCCGGGGAGAAGCCGGGGATCCTTCCGGCCGAGAAGCCCAGGCCACCGGCCGGTCTGAACCCGGCCAGGGGACAGTGGGTGGGCAGCTGGGGCCCCAGGCCCCACTATAGCGAGGTGACCGCCCGGCAAGAGCTGGCCGGAGTGTTGCCTCAAAGCCGGGCCTCGTGGGAGAGCCAGGATGAGGGCCTGGGGCTCTCCCCCTGCTGGGCAAGGGGCAGCTCGGAGAGGGAGCCCCGGAGAGCCCCGGTGCCCAGCACAGTTCAGGCGAGCTCATTCCAGTTTGCCGATGAGGACGATGAGGTGAATATGTGAGCGTAGCCTGCTAGGACCCCGGCGCGGCACAGGCCTTCTCCCAGCCCACTTCGGAGGGCGCAGGGTTTAGGTGGAGCGGACGATCCCCATCCAGTAGGACAAGCCGCAAAGCCAGGGGTgcgggggaggagggaagaggaaaaggaactggCATCGCTTCCCATCCCCCCACCCTGGCGctctccctccacctccccaCCCCAGGCCATGCCAGTCAGCGGGGGGCGGGGAGGGCAGAGACTGGGCCGGAGTCTCCCTCCCTGCCCACTCCCGTCCCCCCACCCTCCACCCAGGGCCTTCTCCCTTCCAGTGAGCAGTAGGAGTAGGTAGGAGGGGGCTGGAAGCGGGAGAGCTGAGACGGGATCTGGCCTGACCCCTGCAGCCGTGGGCACCAGATGCCCAGCTTCCTCCCATGCCGCTCCCACAGCCGAGCCGGGCTGACAGTGCAGCCTTTGTGGCGAGGGGAGAGCAGGGGAGGCAGCACAGGAGCCCATTGTCTTCATGACTACTCCTCGTGGCCCAGCCCCCGGGGGGTCCATTCCAGGCGGTGGGGGTGCCCCTGCCCCCGGGGTGACGGCTTCTCCACCCACTGCCGTCCCTTCCAGACTGTTGTAGACCCAGGACCAAAGGCCACCATGACCTCAGCCGGGAGGAATGCCTGGCCTTGGCCTGCCGGCCCCCCTGGGCTCTCGGGGTCCAGCCTGATTCAAAGAGGAaggtttggggtttggggtttctgctggggttttttggATACAAATTTGTCCCTCTGGAGGAGGCGGAAAAACTGTGTCTGTTGTCTGTCTTGCTCAGCAGCGGCCACCCTGGATCCTGGGCAGAGCCCAGCTCCTTCCCAGAGGAGGAGGGGACGCGCCGTGGGGCTAAGGGGCAGGGGCTTCCAGAGGCCTCCCCAGCTGGGAGCGTTGGGGGAAGGGGGCCGAGAGGTAATGAATAACAAGGCTGGAATGTCCCTGCCGATAAAGGCGCAGGTGTGTGCCTGTGTGCGAGAGATGGGGGAGCCAGGCCTTATCTCCCTTTCCGGGAACACGGGGCTTAGACCTGCCCCCAGGTGCCTGGCACTGGGTGCTGCCAGAAACAACAGCATCTCCCATTTCTGGAGAACGCCAAGGCTTACAAAGCACAATGGGCCtgtgaggcagaagagaggaagagtcctttttacacaggaggaaactgaggcccacagaagcCAGGAAGAGACTCCCCCAAGACGGCATGCCTCGGGCTCCCTTCAGGTCCTCCCACTCCTCCTGGCCCCCTGCTCAGGGTGGGATAGTCATGGctcagacctggggctgcccccCGGCCAGCTGTGCTTGTGAGGAGGCTATTCTAAGGGCCCTGCTAGACCTGCCCCACACACAGCCCTTCCAGCTCAGTCATCCTAGGGTCCTCCCAGCCCTGGTACCCCCCCCCCACTCTGAcacccctgttctaaggcccctgcCTTGGGATGCCCTCCTCAGTGCCCGTTCCTGGCTGTCCTGGCCCGGGGCAGCAGCCCAATCACCCTCCAGCGAGGCGGCAGGTGGGCCAGAAGCCCAGGACATCCCAGAGCCTGGCTGGTGAGGAGCCGGAGAGAGGCTTTTATTGGGGTTTTGatggggtggaggaaggggaagCAGCTGCTCAGGCCCTGCCCACCTCCCAGGCCTCCCTCAGTCCAGCTTGAAGGAGGTGAGGCTGATCCCGCCTTCCACACAGCAGTAGGGCAGGTGGCTGCACTTCCTCCGGTTGGGGAATTTCACCTGGTGACCGTCGGGAAGCTTCACCTGGAACTCGTCTTCCTCCAAGGTGACGGTCAGCTGTGGAAGGAGAGGGTCAGAGAGTCAGAGGGACTCCTCCAGGAATCCAAATCAAGGAAAAGACCAGCGATG contains these protein-coding regions:
- the CDC42EP1 gene encoding cdc42 effector protein 1 is translated as MDTRRMEQPKAAGPALGWMSGSHRKRRPTRAELTADMISPPLGDFRHTMHVGRGGDVFGDTSFLSNHGGVGRGGGRSPRSFLLRTLQQVRRGGPPSRGSTSSAASSPDPPAISPIIKNAVSLPQLHQAGYDSMVVSKLSFRDSPRGSPDGHHGYGLESGFCTIPRLLPSEKPLDKDSSFPSESELPRSDSEPELHRSDSEPKLHRSDSMLSFRLDLGPSLLSELLSAMSLSEGPGKEPAPTTDPQPPAAEPRPQGRCPNGVSAAKSPPGEKPGILPAEKPRPPAGLNPARGQWVGSWGPRPHYSEVTARQELAGVLPQSRASWESQDEGLGLSPCWARGSSEREPRRAPVPSTVQASSFQFADEDDEVNM